Proteins co-encoded in one Arachis hypogaea cultivar Tifrunner chromosome 11, arahy.Tifrunner.gnm2.J5K5, whole genome shotgun sequence genomic window:
- the LOC112720065 gene encoding uncharacterized protein isoform X3, translated as MPTASASSSDHILDRLASSDGEVKLKAVREVKNQIIGNRTKKLSYIKLGAVPAVTAAIADADSDDSLIVQSAAAIGSFACGVDAGVRAVLDAGAFPHLIRLLSASDVKVVDAAARSLRMIYQSKLAPKYDFFKEENIDFLRSLLKSENENLTVLGAGIVIHSCETSDEQNKLCCAGILEKLISLLDGSLSQRDASLESLAAIIKNDPEVISKFVDLHSGRALSSVIELTKDRFPRTRLLACLCLICVKNSSSCYLQDIGTKTKLVYILLELLDDSGQVGDEASFAFSSLIADKEDMHKLAFEANAIDKFCSTLQKHPLPPKRLEGVFLALGNLCSKLECCRSSFISLQVLDLVVDALTHDDTIVRAAACVCLRSVSRSIKTLSAGHFLTEKAAISLFQLLSDHSTNVQVAALGVISNIAIGFSLHKSVFMQYGGIKELVQLTKSMDSSLRLNAIWALRNMVFHADKICKEVIFVELTASAIASLICDPEPSVQEQTMGLVRNFVHGCIYSVEYAFAEDGIILDAILRQLQKSSKVEIGDVCIRQYC; from the exons ATGCCAACTGCATCCGCTTCCTCGTCCGATCACATTCTAGACCGCCTGGCCTCCTCCGATGGAGAGGTAAAGCTTAAGGCTGTCAGAGAGGTGAAGAACCAGATCATCGGAAACCGCACCAAGAAGCTCTCGTACATCAAGCTCGGTGCAGTCCCCGCCGTCACCGCTGCCATCGCCGACGCCGACTCCGATGACAGCCTTATCGTCCAGTCCGCCGCAGCGATTGGAAGCTTCGCCTGCGGCGTCGACGCCGGCGTCCGCGCTGTCCTCGACGCCGGAGCTTTTCCTCATTTGATCAGGCTCCTCTCCGCTTCGGATGTGAAG GTTGTAGACGCTGCTGCCCGATCTCTACGAATGATTTATCAATCAAAACTAGCTCCAAAGTATGATTTTTTTAAAGAGGAGAACATCGACTTTCTTCGTTCACTGTTGAAGAGTGAGAATGAAAATCTTACCGTACTTGGTGCAGGCATTGTTATTCATTCTTGTGAGACAAGTGATGAACAAAATAAATTATGTTGTGCTGGCATTTTGGAGAAGCTTATTAGCCTTCTCGATGGCTCTCTGAGTCAACGAGATGCTAGTTTAGAGTCCTTAGCTGCAATCATTAAAAACGACCCAGAAGTTATCTCAAAGTTTGTTGACCTTCATAGTGGAAGAGCATTAAGTTCTGTAATTGAATTAACTAAGGACAGATTTCCTCGGACAAGGTTATTAGCTTGCTTGTGTTTGATTTGTGTAAAGAATTCTTCTTCCTGCTATCTCCAAGACATAGgaaccaaaaccaaattagtgTACATTTTGCTCGAGCTCCTTGATGACTCTGGTCAAGTTGGAGATGAAGCTTCTTTTGCTTTCTCAAGTTTGATTGCAGATAAAGAAGATATGCATAAGTTAGCATTTGAGGCAAATGCTATTGATAAGTTCTGTAGTACCTTGCAAAAGCATCCTTTACCTCCAAAGCGCCTTGAAGGTGTATTTCTGGCCTTGGGTAATCTTTGCTCAAAATTAGAGTGTTGCAGGTCAAGTTTTATTTCATTGCAG GTATTGGATCTAGTAGTCGATGCCTTAACCCATGATGACACCATTGTACGTGCTGCAGCTTGTGTTTGCTTAAGAAGTGTCTCTCGTTCAATCAAG ACTCTGAGTGCAGGTCATTTTTTGACTGAAAAGGCTGCCATTTCTCTATTTCAGCTTCTCTCTGATCATTCTACTAATGTCCAG GTTGCAGCCCTTGGTGTCATCAGTAACATAGCGATTGGATTTTCATTGCATAAGTCAGTATTCATGCAATATGGAGGCATTAAAGAGCTTGTGCAATTGACAAAGTCTATGGATTCATCTCTAAGGTTAAATGCTATATGGGCCTTGAGGAACATGGTATTCCACGCAGATAAAATATGCAAGGAAGTAATTTTTGTGGAATTGACAGCATCAGCAATCGCTAGCCTTATCTGTG ATCCTGAGCCTTCTGTTCAAGAACAAACTATGGGCCTTGTCCGCAATTTTGTTCACGGATGTATATACTCTGTTGAATATGCTTTTGCTGAAGATGGTATCATACTAGATGCTATTTTAAGGCAATTACAAAAATCTTCAAAAGTTGAAATTG
- the LOC112720065 gene encoding uncharacterized protein isoform X5 — translation MPTASASSSDHILDRLASSDGEVKLKAVREVKNQIIGNRTKKLSYIKLGAVPAVTAAIADADSDDSLIVQSAAAIGSFACGVDAGVRAVLDAGAFPHLIRLLSASDVKVVDAAARSLRMIYQSKLAPKYDFFKEENIDFLRSLLKSENENLTVLGAGIVIHSCETSDEQNKLCCAGILEKLISLLDGSLSQRDASLESLAAIIKNDPEVISKFVDLHSGRALSSVIELTKDRFPRTRLLACLCLICVKNSSSCYLQDIGTKTKLVYILLELLDDSGQVGDEASFAFSSLIADKEDMHKLAFEANAIDKFCSTLQKHPLPPKRLEGVFLALGNLCSKLECCRSSFISLQVLDLVVDALTHDDTIVRAAACVCLRSVSRSIKLLSDHSTNVQVAALGVISNIAIGFSLHKSVFMQYGGIKELVQLTKSMDSSLRLNAIWALRNMVFHADKICKEVIFVELTASAIASLICDPEPSVQEQTMGLVRNFVHGCIYSVEYAFAEDGIILDAILRQLQKSSKVEIGDVCIRQYC, via the exons ATGCCAACTGCATCCGCTTCCTCGTCCGATCACATTCTAGACCGCCTGGCCTCCTCCGATGGAGAGGTAAAGCTTAAGGCTGTCAGAGAGGTGAAGAACCAGATCATCGGAAACCGCACCAAGAAGCTCTCGTACATCAAGCTCGGTGCAGTCCCCGCCGTCACCGCTGCCATCGCCGACGCCGACTCCGATGACAGCCTTATCGTCCAGTCCGCCGCAGCGATTGGAAGCTTCGCCTGCGGCGTCGACGCCGGCGTCCGCGCTGTCCTCGACGCCGGAGCTTTTCCTCATTTGATCAGGCTCCTCTCCGCTTCGGATGTGAAG GTTGTAGACGCTGCTGCCCGATCTCTACGAATGATTTATCAATCAAAACTAGCTCCAAAGTATGATTTTTTTAAAGAGGAGAACATCGACTTTCTTCGTTCACTGTTGAAGAGTGAGAATGAAAATCTTACCGTACTTGGTGCAGGCATTGTTATTCATTCTTGTGAGACAAGTGATGAACAAAATAAATTATGTTGTGCTGGCATTTTGGAGAAGCTTATTAGCCTTCTCGATGGCTCTCTGAGTCAACGAGATGCTAGTTTAGAGTCCTTAGCTGCAATCATTAAAAACGACCCAGAAGTTATCTCAAAGTTTGTTGACCTTCATAGTGGAAGAGCATTAAGTTCTGTAATTGAATTAACTAAGGACAGATTTCCTCGGACAAGGTTATTAGCTTGCTTGTGTTTGATTTGTGTAAAGAATTCTTCTTCCTGCTATCTCCAAGACATAGgaaccaaaaccaaattagtgTACATTTTGCTCGAGCTCCTTGATGACTCTGGTCAAGTTGGAGATGAAGCTTCTTTTGCTTTCTCAAGTTTGATTGCAGATAAAGAAGATATGCATAAGTTAGCATTTGAGGCAAATGCTATTGATAAGTTCTGTAGTACCTTGCAAAAGCATCCTTTACCTCCAAAGCGCCTTGAAGGTGTATTTCTGGCCTTGGGTAATCTTTGCTCAAAATTAGAGTGTTGCAGGTCAAGTTTTATTTCATTGCAG GTATTGGATCTAGTAGTCGATGCCTTAACCCATGATGACACCATTGTACGTGCTGCAGCTTGTGTTTGCTTAAGAAGTGTCTCTCGTTCAATCAAG CTTCTCTCTGATCATTCTACTAATGTCCAG GTTGCAGCCCTTGGTGTCATCAGTAACATAGCGATTGGATTTTCATTGCATAAGTCAGTATTCATGCAATATGGAGGCATTAAAGAGCTTGTGCAATTGACAAAGTCTATGGATTCATCTCTAAGGTTAAATGCTATATGGGCCTTGAGGAACATGGTATTCCACGCAGATAAAATATGCAAGGAAGTAATTTTTGTGGAATTGACAGCATCAGCAATCGCTAGCCTTATCTGTG ATCCTGAGCCTTCTGTTCAAGAACAAACTATGGGCCTTGTCCGCAATTTTGTTCACGGATGTATATACTCTGTTGAATATGCTTTTGCTGAAGATGGTATCATACTAGATGCTATTTTAAGGCAATTACAAAAATCTTCAAAAGTTGAAATTG